A genomic segment from Pediococcus acidilactici encodes:
- a CDS encoding NAD(P)H-binding protein, which translates to MKILAIGMDRPVSQTVVEDLNALSEFSVTTAEVQEATGSYDVLYVDLLHLGMDEEFETVVDRLEEQTLQVNKIVLLATAGMDAEINPTWIEVQDLKELLLEVKYVAKLVDETELPYSILRPVEVKNEVQNNDLVITPEGQPITVKEVGTSAVAKVIERAILTEEYQNQSVGISQPQ; encoded by the coding sequence ATGAAAATACTAGCAATCGGAATGGATCGCCCCGTATCCCAAACGGTGGTCGAGGACCTAAATGCTTTATCAGAATTTTCGGTTACGACTGCTGAAGTTCAGGAAGCAACGGGCAGCTACGACGTCCTATACGTTGACTTGTTACACCTGGGGATGGATGAAGAATTTGAGACGGTGGTGGACCGGTTAGAAGAGCAAACTCTCCAAGTGAATAAGATCGTTTTGCTGGCGACCGCTGGAATGGATGCTGAGATCAATCCAACTTGGATTGAAGTTCAGGACCTTAAAGAACTGTTATTGGAAGTTAAGTACGTAGCCAAATTAGTCGACGAAACCGAGCTACCCTACAGCATCTTACGGCCAGTTGAAGTTAAAAATGAAGTTCAGAACAATGATTTAGTTATCACTCCTGAAGGCCAACCGATTACTGTTAAGGAAGTTGGTACAAGCGCGGTGGCTAAGGTTATTGAACGAGCAATTTTAACGGAAGAGTACCAAAACCAGTCGGTGGGAATTTCACAACCCCAATAA
- a CDS encoding DNA-3-methyladenine glycosylase I gives MENNFICTWARDTSPLMQAYHANEWGQVSHDDRYMFEMLSLEGYQAGLSWNTILNKRAAFKESFANFEVAKVAQMTDADVEKLMQNPAILRHRGKLKATIMNAQAFMRVQAEFGSFDKYIWQFVNGRQINDHIRIPEEIHAQTPLSAKISTDLKQRGFKFVGPVIVYSFMQAIGLINDHEIECMYNPG, from the coding sequence ATGGAAAATAATTTTATTTGTACTTGGGCACGGGACACCTCGCCATTGATGCAAGCTTATCACGCTAACGAATGGGGCCAAGTTTCCCACGATGACCGTTACATGTTTGAAATGCTCTCACTGGAAGGTTACCAAGCTGGGCTTAGTTGGAACACGATTCTTAATAAACGGGCTGCCTTTAAAGAATCCTTCGCTAACTTTGAGGTCGCTAAGGTTGCCCAAATGACGGATGCTGACGTGGAAAAGCTCATGCAAAATCCAGCTATTTTACGGCATCGCGGTAAATTAAAAGCCACCATTATGAACGCCCAGGCCTTTATGCGGGTCCAGGCGGAGTTTGGCAGCTTTGATAAATATATTTGGCAATTTGTTAACGGCCGGCAAATCAACGACCACATCCGGATTCCAGAAGAAATTCACGCACAAACGCCATTGTCCGCTAAAATTTCTACAGACTTAAAGCAACGGGGGTTTAAGTTTGTGGGACCGGTCATTGTCTATTCGTTCATGCAAGCAATTGGTTTAATTAACGACCACGAAATTGAATGCATGTATAACCCTGGATAA
- the cls gene encoding cardiolipin synthase gives MALQILKWIVDVVLILNVAGALYTVFRQRRDIAATWAWLLVLCFLPLFGFIIYAFVGRKLPENKLFPLKSKTRLELDQIMEHQRKELKETTLTAADQVVKDSAGMVQFFTRTDYAFLTRRNNVKIITDGHELFDDMFAEIKKAQKHIHVEFYTIYDDRIGNDLRKLLEQKAKEGVEVKVLWDSWGSMGTKRSFFKKLNELGGQAFPFLGTRSALTDFRLNFRDHRKIVVIDGRIGYVGGFNVGDQYLGRKEKFGYWRDTHLKIVGSGVYSLQSRFILDWNATDRAHPMSEEFKPGSVYFPVAEVKGHTSLQIVSNGPDSDIEKIKMGYLKMINAAKKSIWIQSPYLIPDDSVLDALRLAANSGVDVRIMVPCKPDHVFVYRATQYYAWQCAKWGIKVYYYNNGFLHAKTMVVDGKVSSVGSANLDFRSFKLNFEVNAFMYDERIAHQLEEIYLKDIENSSLQTVAMFNRQSQWLKFKQIFSRLLSPIL, from the coding sequence ATGGCATTGCAGATTTTAAAATGGATTGTTGATGTAGTTTTGATACTAAACGTGGCGGGGGCTTTATATACGGTTTTTAGACAACGTCGTGATATTGCCGCGACTTGGGCTTGGCTTTTGGTATTGTGTTTTTTGCCATTATTTGGATTTATTATTTACGCCTTTGTCGGCCGCAAGTTGCCGGAAAACAAGTTGTTTCCGTTGAAGAGCAAGACCCGTTTGGAACTAGATCAAATTATGGAACACCAGCGTAAGGAGCTTAAGGAAACGACCCTTACGGCTGCCGATCAAGTTGTGAAGGATTCGGCAGGAATGGTGCAGTTCTTTACGCGGACCGACTACGCGTTTTTAACCCGACGGAATAACGTTAAAATTATTACCGACGGCCACGAACTGTTTGACGATATGTTTGCGGAAATAAAAAAAGCTCAAAAACACATTCACGTTGAGTTTTATACAATTTATGACGATCGAATTGGAAATGATTTGCGTAAATTGTTAGAACAAAAGGCTAAAGAAGGCGTGGAAGTGAAGGTTCTGTGGGACTCGTGGGGTTCAATGGGGACTAAGCGAAGTTTCTTTAAGAAGCTAAATGAGCTTGGTGGGCAGGCCTTTCCATTTTTGGGCACCCGGTCAGCCCTCACTGATTTTCGGCTAAATTTCCGGGATCACCGTAAAATTGTGGTGATTGACGGCAGAATTGGTTACGTCGGAGGATTTAACGTCGGGGACCAGTATTTAGGACGGAAAGAAAAGTTTGGTTATTGGCGCGACACCCATTTAAAGATTGTGGGATCGGGAGTTTATAGCTTGCAATCCCGGTTTATTTTGGATTGGAACGCTACGGACCGCGCCCATCCAATGAGCGAAGAGTTTAAGCCGGGTTCAGTTTACTTTCCGGTGGCAGAAGTTAAGGGGCATACCAGCCTGCAAATCGTCTCTAACGGTCCGGATTCGGACATTGAAAAGATTAAGATGGGTTACTTGAAGATGATCAACGCGGCGAAGAAGTCGATTTGGATTCAGTCGCCGTACTTGATTCCCGATGATAGCGTCCTAGACGCGCTCCGTTTAGCGGCCAACTCGGGAGTTGACGTGCGAATCATGGTTCCTTGCAAGCCCGACCACGTCTTTGTTTACCGGGCGACCCAGTACTACGCTTGGCAATGTGCGAAATGGGGCATCAAGGTTTATTACTACAATAACGGCTTTTTACACGCCAAAACGATGGTTGTCGATGGCAAGGTGTCTTCGGTGGGTTCCGCCAACTTAGATTTTCGGAGTTTTAAACTTAATTTTGAAGTTAACGCCTTTATGTACGACGAGCGGATTGCACACCAATTAGAAGAAATTTACTTAAAGGATATTGAAAATTCCAGCCTACAGACGGTGGCCATGTTCAATCGCCAATCCCAGTGGCTGAAGTTCAAACAGATCTTTTCGCGACTGCTGTCCCCAATCTTGTAG
- the lepB gene encoding signal peptidase I codes for MRFLRDWVLPIVVGLLIAFLVKTYLFQIVKVDGSSMQPNLQDSERVLVWKQAKIKRMSVIVFDAHGEDPAATQPVDYVKRVIGVPGDTISYKDGKLYVNGKEVPQKFIDEEQRTTGTGNWTLSSIANKYGWAKNPVKVPKDSYFVLGDHRSVSNDSRYWGFVKKSKVMGVVKVPFWSHNEKAKKNINDLAVE; via the coding sequence ATGAGGTTTTTAAGGGATTGGGTTTTGCCAATCGTAGTTGGTTTATTAATTGCTTTTCTTGTTAAAACTTACTTGTTCCAAATCGTAAAGGTTGACGGTTCGTCAATGCAGCCTAACTTACAAGATAGCGAACGGGTGCTAGTTTGGAAACAAGCCAAAATCAAACGAATGAGCGTAATTGTGTTTGACGCCCACGGAGAGGATCCGGCGGCTACTCAACCAGTTGATTACGTAAAGCGGGTGATTGGGGTTCCAGGCGACACGATCAGTTACAAAGACGGCAAACTTTACGTAAATGGTAAAGAAGTTCCGCAAAAGTTTATTGACGAAGAACAACGAACGACCGGAACGGGGAACTGGACGCTCAGTTCGATTGCCAATAAGTATGGTTGGGCAAAGAATCCGGTAAAGGTTCCAAAGGATTCCTACTTTGTTTTAGGTGACCATCGTAGCGTTTCTAACGATAGCCGTTATTGGGGATTCGTAAAGAAATCAAAGGTGATGGGTGTAGTAAAAGTTCCGTTCTGGAGTCACAACGAAAAAGCAAAGAAAAATATCAACGATTTAGCCGTTGAATAA
- a CDS encoding GDSL-type esterase/lipase family protein, producing MEPLIFTPANGTIPDAYFIGRWVARNLAKRSVMYTTNLGAQVLFEVQDTETVTFEWVLPDLDTPQTITIFVDEEPQIIELKETQFELQLNSDQRHVLHLYFTGNTDQDPVWTSSAGLALAAIRVAPGGQMRALKPAGPLVAWIGDSITAGCWVRKKVPSSGYGADVNYAALISRKLGWEDYRIAYSAAGIIRYGAGGVPAAPRFINYVDYQIPAPPVHPAFVFLNLGTNDWQFDAPVFEMYFTAFMKEVQFKFNEAQIFVIIPLNQSHAPSIAAIAKAFNFTVIPTASWEISTTDEVHPDVAGSQSFSHHLLDWLQTHGWV from the coding sequence ATGGAACCACTAATTTTCACGCCCGCGAACGGGACCATTCCCGACGCTTATTTCATCGGTCGTTGGGTAGCCCGGAACCTTGCAAAACGGTCAGTGATGTACACCACCAACTTAGGGGCTCAGGTCCTCTTTGAAGTTCAAGATACCGAGACGGTTACCTTCGAGTGGGTACTTCCCGACCTAGACACTCCGCAAACCATCACCATTTTTGTCGATGAGGAGCCTCAAATCATTGAACTTAAAGAAACTCAATTTGAACTTCAATTAAATTCAGACCAGCGCCACGTTCTACACCTGTACTTTACGGGCAACACCGACCAAGACCCGGTTTGGACATCTTCTGCGGGACTGGCTTTGGCCGCCATTCGGGTTGCTCCTGGCGGCCAGATGCGAGCCCTTAAACCTGCCGGACCCCTAGTGGCTTGGATTGGTGATTCAATTACCGCAGGATGCTGGGTTCGCAAAAAAGTACCTTCCAGCGGCTATGGAGCTGACGTTAACTACGCCGCTTTAATTTCCCGCAAGTTAGGTTGGGAAGACTACCGGATCGCTTACAGTGCGGCTGGCATCATTCGTTACGGGGCGGGCGGAGTCCCTGCTGCACCGCGCTTTATTAACTACGTGGATTATCAAATTCCAGCACCTCCTGTGCACCCTGCATTCGTTTTCCTTAATTTAGGAACTAACGATTGGCAATTTGATGCCCCGGTTTTTGAAATGTACTTCACCGCCTTTATGAAGGAAGTTCAATTTAAGTTCAATGAAGCTCAAATTTTTGTAATAATTCCCCTTAACCAAAGCCATGCTCCTTCAATTGCAGCCATCGCTAAGGCATTTAACTTCACCGTAATCCCGACCGCTAGTTGGGAAATATCGACCACGGATGAAGTTCATCCCGACGTGGCTGGCTCCCAATCTTTTAGTCACCACCTGCTCGATTGGCTGCAAACCCATGGCTGGGTTTAA
- a CDS encoding purine permease: protein MKTNDSYADAPITEITPQLTEGKAAVLGFQHLLAMYSGDVIVPLLIGGFLHFSAAQMTYLVSIDIFMCGIATLLQIRTTPLTGIGLPVVLGCAIQSVQPLERIGGGLGITAMYGAIIASGLFVILVAGLFSKIRGLFPPIVTGSIITVIGFTLIPVAFEDIGGGNPAAQSYGDLKNLLVGLITVAVIVMINVWARGFMRSIAVLIGILVGTGIAALLGMVSFAPVLQASWFHFPRPFYFGVPTFNLSAILTMIMVTLTTMIESTGVFFALGDLVGKEITQNDLKRGYRAEGVAAILGGIFNTFPYSTFSENVGVLQLSGVKSRKPLYYAAGFLILLGLLPKAGAMATIIPSSVLGGAMLVMFGIVGIQGIRILQKVDFNQTKDILISALSIGMGLGSTVDPQIYRALPQACQMLLTNGIVVASITAVVLNLLFNGYDSSR, encoded by the coding sequence ATGAAAACTAATGATTCATACGCTGACGCGCCGATTACCGAGATCACCCCGCAATTAACCGAGGGTAAGGCTGCGGTATTAGGCTTTCAGCACCTCTTAGCAATGTACTCTGGCGACGTTATCGTTCCCCTGTTAATCGGGGGCTTTTTACATTTTAGCGCCGCTCAAATGACCTATTTGGTGTCCATCGACATTTTCATGTGTGGAATTGCCACCCTTTTGCAAATCAGAACCACCCCGCTCACCGGAATCGGGCTTCCGGTTGTCCTTGGTTGCGCTATCCAATCGGTTCAACCGTTAGAACGAATCGGCGGGGGGCTGGGCATTACGGCAATGTATGGTGCAATTATTGCCTCCGGGCTCTTCGTCATCTTGGTTGCCGGACTTTTCTCTAAGATCCGCGGACTTTTCCCGCCCATCGTAACCGGCTCAATTATTACCGTGATTGGCTTCACCTTGATTCCAGTTGCCTTTGAAGACATCGGTGGGGGAAACCCCGCCGCCCAATCGTACGGTGATCTTAAGAATCTGCTAGTCGGCTTAATTACCGTAGCCGTAATTGTGATGATCAACGTCTGGGCCCGTGGTTTTATGCGTTCTATTGCGGTTCTGATTGGAATCTTAGTGGGAACCGGAATTGCTGCTTTATTAGGAATGGTGTCGTTTGCGCCCGTTTTACAAGCAAGCTGGTTCCATTTTCCGCGCCCCTTCTATTTTGGAGTTCCCACCTTCAACCTCTCAGCAATTTTAACGATGATTATGGTGACCCTCACTACGATGATTGAATCTACCGGCGTGTTTTTTGCCCTCGGTGATTTGGTTGGAAAAGAGATTACCCAGAATGACCTAAAACGAGGCTACCGGGCTGAAGGAGTTGCCGCCATCTTGGGTGGTATTTTTAACACCTTTCCTTACTCGACTTTTTCCGAAAACGTTGGTGTTTTACAACTTTCCGGCGTTAAGAGTCGCAAACCGCTTTACTACGCTGCGGGATTTCTAATTTTACTAGGTCTTTTACCAAAAGCTGGTGCCATGGCAACAATTATCCCATCAAGCGTCCTTGGGGGTGCCATGTTAGTAATGTTTGGCATCGTCGGAATTCAAGGAATCCGGATTCTTCAAAAGGTTGATTTCAACCAAACTAAGGATATCTTGATTAGTGCCTTATCGATCGGAATGGGCTTGGGTTCAACCGTAGATCCGCAAATCTATCGGGCCTTGCCACAAGCTTGCCAAATGCTTCTGACGAACGGAATTGTAGTTGCCAGCATTACTGCCGTAGTTCTCAACTTACTATTCAACGGTTACGATTCTTCGCGATAA
- the nhaC gene encoding Na+/H+ antiporter NhaC: MQKVGTREASIVLIVMLVILGTGVIKLGLSPQTPVLLVLGLLTVWAKLRGFSWQAINDGIKKGIETGIIPIFIFILVGALISVWIAAGIIPTLMLVGFKMISVNWFIPSVFVVCALVGTAVGSAFTVMSTVGIAFFGMGMTMGINPALVAGAIISGAVFGDKCSPLSESTNLSAAVVDADLFDHIRNLMWSTLPAFGGALILFAIFGAGDARNADISKIQHTEMILRTHFATGWWVLIPIGLMFVCAWRRIPAVPTLFINIGVSVGLIWLEHPRTSVQHVAKIIETGYVAHTGNLEVDQLLSRGGIASMMTTVSLIVVTLSLGGVLVHLGLINQVMEPVARVLNSDGKLILAVVLSAMGANLLIGEQFLSVILPGKAFKATFKKAGLANVALSRALEDGGTVINYLVPWGVAATFAANTFHVATLDYLPFAFFSLLSPVFSILSGFTGIGLKRSENRAH, from the coding sequence ATGCAAAAGGTAGGGACGCGGGAAGCAAGTATAGTTTTGATTGTTATGTTGGTAATTTTAGGAACCGGCGTGATTAAGTTAGGGTTGTCGCCCCAAACGCCAGTGCTCTTGGTGTTAGGCTTATTGACCGTCTGGGCAAAACTGCGAGGTTTTAGTTGGCAGGCAATTAATGATGGAATTAAGAAGGGGATTGAGACTGGGATTATTCCAATTTTTATTTTTATCTTAGTGGGTGCCTTAATCAGCGTTTGGATTGCGGCAGGAATCATTCCGACGTTGATGCTCGTAGGTTTTAAAATGATTAGCGTAAACTGGTTCATCCCCTCGGTTTTTGTAGTGTGTGCGCTCGTCGGCACCGCGGTTGGCTCGGCATTTACGGTCATGTCGACCGTGGGAATCGCCTTTTTTGGGATGGGAATGACGATGGGCATCAATCCCGCACTGGTTGCTGGAGCAATCATTTCCGGAGCAGTTTTTGGTGACAAATGCTCGCCACTTTCTGAATCAACCAACCTGTCCGCGGCGGTAGTTGACGCGGACCTATTTGATCACATTCGGAATTTGATGTGGTCAACGTTGCCAGCGTTTGGCGGTGCCTTAATTCTATTCGCCATTTTTGGGGCGGGCGATGCGCGAAACGCCGACATCAGTAAAATTCAGCATACCGAAATGATTTTAAGAACTCATTTTGCAACTGGCTGGTGGGTCTTGATTCCAATCGGGTTAATGTTTGTTTGCGCCTGGCGTCGCATTCCGGCAGTTCCCACCCTCTTTATCAATATCGGGGTGTCGGTAGGGTTGATTTGGCTTGAACACCCGCGCACCTCTGTGCAACACGTAGCTAAAATTATCGAAACTGGCTACGTAGCGCACACCGGGAACCTTGAGGTTGACCAATTACTGAGTCGGGGTGGGATTGCTAGTATGATGACCACCGTTTCACTGATTGTGGTGACTTTATCGTTAGGGGGCGTACTCGTTCATTTAGGATTGATTAATCAAGTGATGGAACCAGTTGCGCGCGTCTTAAATAGTGATGGAAAACTTATTTTGGCGGTAGTTCTCAGCGCGATGGGGGCCAACCTCCTGATTGGGGAACAATTTTTATCCGTAATTCTACCGGGGAAAGCTTTTAAAGCAACATTCAAAAAAGCCGGCTTAGCTAACGTTGCACTAAGCCGGGCTTTAGAAGATGGTGGGACCGTGATTAATTACTTGGTTCCGTGGGGAGTGGCAGCTACGTTTGCGGCCAACACGTTCCACGTAGCCACCTTAGACTACCTCCCATTTGCCTTTTTCAGCCTGTTGTCGCCCGTCTTTTCAATCCTGAGTGGTTTTACCGGGATTGGACTAAAGCGAAGCGAGAACCGGGCGCATTAA
- a CDS encoding glycine/betaine/sarcosine/D-proline family reductase selenoprotein B produces MKVIIILDQIQAGLGGKERADTPLGGKKVALGSAETTAKALAKVGGEVIGTFYCGTDYYREHPELVQEKFTKMAVKMEADVVVIGPTYDYPEFSQMACELTTAFQKGTEIPALQATAAEKNASIIDQYKDQLLIVKMPKKGGTGLSAAIDHLAEGCALAASHEDLTTFKERYCY; encoded by the coding sequence TTGAAAGTCATCATTATATTAGACCAAATCCAAGCGGGGTTAGGTGGCAAAGAACGCGCCGACACCCCGTTGGGCGGTAAAAAAGTCGCTTTAGGCAGCGCGGAAACGACCGCCAAGGCTTTGGCAAAGGTAGGTGGAGAAGTAATCGGCACCTTTTACTGTGGAACGGATTATTACCGGGAACACCCGGAACTAGTCCAGGAAAAATTCACCAAAATGGCCGTCAAAATGGAAGCTGACGTGGTCGTAATCGGTCCGACCTATGATTATCCGGAATTTTCGCAAATGGCTTGTGAGTTAACGACGGCGTTTCAAAAGGGTACTGAAATTCCGGCATTACAAGCGACGGCTGCAGAAAAGAACGCGTCCATTATTGATCAATATAAAGATCAATTATTAATCGTAAAAATGCCTAAAAAAGGTGGAACGGGATTGTCGGCGGCGATTGACCACCTTGCCGAAGGTTGCGCACTCGCAGCTAGTCACGAAGATTTGACCACCTTTAAGGAACGGTACTGCTACTAA
- a CDS encoding HIT family protein: MKTDPNCVFCQKTEADYIVENELAASFLDFYPVSKGHTLIIPKRHVRQIWDVTAEERKAIWDLIEQNKAILDEKYHPDGYNVTINSGAAAGQSVFHCHVHLIPRYWSEDPQRKPVPAQFLVPNKRSQFKGMD; this comes from the coding sequence ATGAAAACCGACCCAAACTGTGTATTTTGCCAAAAAACAGAGGCGGACTACATCGTGGAAAATGAGCTTGCCGCTTCCTTTCTTGATTTTTATCCAGTAAGCAAGGGGCACACCTTAATCATCCCGAAACGACACGTTCGGCAGATTTGGGATGTTACCGCCGAGGAACGCAAAGCAATCTGGGATTTAATTGAACAAAATAAGGCAATCTTAGATGAAAAGTACCACCCGGATGGTTACAACGTGACCATTAATTCGGGGGCGGCCGCAGGGCAAAGCGTTTTTCATTGCCATGTCCACTTGATTCCTCGCTACTGGAGTGAGGATCCGCAGCGCAAGCCGGTTCCAGCTCAATTCTTAGTACCCAACAAACGGTCCCAGTTTAAAGGAATGGACTAA
- a CDS encoding PTS sugar transporter subunit IIC translates to MQKKFEQVLMPLASKLGNNVVLKSLRDGFLIITPLIIVTSIFLLIGNFPIPGWESFWTRVLGEHWTEWFSAVSNSVFSFTGILSCMGIGYAYGKNRGLEAIHSAVVALVSFLILTPTSFTVGKTAVSAVQTMYVGPNGIFLGIFISIVSVEVYRFAVKHHWTIKMPDGVPPAVSQSFDALIPSALVILLFFLIRIGFSISSFDTAYNFIYTLLQAPLKHVGNSLPSVLLYNFLASLLWVFGINGPTITNSVWSPIFFVLTQDNLKAFQNHLPLPHIYTQPFIDIFTTYGGGGSTLSLLIVMFAVCRSKRIRELGKLAILPGVFGINEPIIFGLPVVLNPIIAIPFIIVPVLNTFISGVVFTLGWVPRTNGVLLPWTTPPIISGWLATGSWTGSVLQLVEIILGIIIYYPFVKMLDHQYLKEEDVALGQDLDIDFDEV, encoded by the coding sequence ATGCAGAAGAAGTTTGAACAAGTATTAATGCCGTTAGCATCTAAATTGGGAAATAACGTGGTTTTAAAGTCTTTGCGGGATGGGTTCTTAATCATCACGCCGTTAATCATCGTTACCTCGATCTTCTTGCTAATCGGTAATTTTCCCATTCCAGGCTGGGAAAGTTTTTGGACCCGGGTTTTAGGCGAACACTGGACGGAATGGTTTAGCGCGGTTTCCAATTCGGTATTTAGTTTCACCGGAATTTTATCCTGTATGGGGATTGGTTACGCTTATGGAAAAAATCGGGGGCTTGAGGCCATTCATTCCGCGGTGGTCGCCCTAGTTTCGTTTCTCATTTTGACTCCGACATCGTTTACGGTTGGTAAAACGGCGGTAAGCGCGGTGCAAACCATGTACGTAGGACCTAACGGAATTTTCCTAGGGATTTTCATCTCAATTGTTAGTGTCGAAGTTTACCGCTTTGCGGTGAAGCATCATTGGACCATTAAAATGCCTGACGGAGTCCCACCAGCAGTAAGCCAATCGTTTGACGCGTTAATTCCGAGTGCGCTAGTAATTTTGCTATTTTTCTTGATTCGAATCGGTTTTAGCATTTCAAGTTTCGATACCGCATATAACTTCATTTATACTTTGTTACAAGCACCGCTTAAACACGTAGGAAACTCGTTGCCATCGGTATTGCTCTACAACTTCTTGGCCAGTCTCCTGTGGGTGTTCGGGATTAACGGACCGACGATTACTAATTCGGTTTGGTCACCAATTTTCTTCGTACTTACCCAGGATAACTTGAAAGCTTTCCAAAATCATTTACCGCTTCCGCATATTTACACACAGCCATTTATTGATATTTTTACGACCTATGGAGGTGGCGGAAGTACGTTATCCCTCTTGATCGTCATGTTTGCAGTTTGTCGTTCAAAACGGATTCGGGAGTTAGGCAAGCTGGCAATTTTGCCGGGAGTATTTGGAATTAACGAGCCAATTATTTTTGGTTTGCCAGTAGTTTTGAATCCGATTATTGCGATTCCATTCATCATCGTGCCCGTGTTAAATACTTTCATCTCGGGAGTGGTGTTCACCCTTGGATGGGTGCCACGGACGAACGGGGTTTTACTACCATGGACGACCCCACCAATTATTTCGGGCTGGCTGGCTACCGGAAGCTGGACGGGGTCAGTTTTGCAACTGGTGGAAATTATTTTAGGAATTATTATCTACTATCCGTTCGTAAAAATGCTGGATCATCAGTACCTTAAGGAAGAGGATGTCGCGTTAGGACAGGACTTGGATATTGATTTTGACGAAGTGTGA